A window of the Brassica napus cultivar Da-Ae chromosome C5, Da-Ae, whole genome shotgun sequence genome harbors these coding sequences:
- the LOC111206524 gene encoding putative defensin-like protein 73, with the protein MKTNCKIGFMSFLMIASVLIIFLTVPEKVEADGQCIGRCGMIFDCATACIRMGYQSGQCVGWENPNQCCCDH; encoded by the exons ATGAAGACGAATTGCAAGATTGGATTCATGAGCTTCCTAATGATTGCTTCAGTACTCATCATATTTCTCACGGTTCCAG AAAAAGTTGAAGCCGACGGACAATGCATTGGACGGTGTGGAATGATTTTTGACTGTGCGACTGCTTGCATCAGGATGGGATACCAATCTGGCCAATGTGTTGGCTGGGAAAATCCGAATCAGTGTTGTTGTGACCATTAA